Within Amycolatopsis sp. FDAARGOS 1241, the genomic segment GGCGCTGAACGCGTACGCGCAGCAAAGCGGGGAAAACCTGCTGCAGTCCGAGCCGCTGAACCAGCCGCAGTCGCTGTCGATGACACAGCCGGACGACCGGCAGAGCGCGCTGGGCCTGGCTGGGTCGGCGGTGGACTTGACGCCGGACGGCCGCGTGCGCCCGGCCTCGGCGTCGGTGCGGTCGCGCCACGTGGAACCGCCGGTGGTGCAGCCGGTGGCGCAGCACGTCGATCCGCCGACGCCCGCGTACGGCATTCAAGCACCGGCGCGGCCGGGCGGGTCCGCCGGTCCGGGTGGGTACACGGCGCCGGCCGCGGCTGGGCGGCCCGCGGTTGCGCCGCCTCCGCCGGTGCCGGGGCGGCCACCGATGGCGCCGGGGACACCGATGCCGCCGGCCGGGTGGGAGCTGTCGCCCGGGCGGGGTGGTCAGGCGCCGCAGCCCGGATTCGGTTCGCCGGGTGTGCCCGGTGGCCCGACGTGGGGTGGCTCGGGCGGCGGGCCCGGTGGTTCCGGTGCTTCCGGTCGTGGGTTCGTGCCCGGTGCTCCTGGTGGCGCAGCTCCGGGAGGTTCGTCGACAGGCATCGACGGGGTCCTCGGCCGCGCACCGGCCGGGGGGACCGGTGGTGGCGACCCGGCGCTGGGCCGCGGCCGGCTGGTCGGCAGCGGGCCGGCCTCGCCCGCCGTGCCCGAGGGCAGCCCAGGTTCGCCTGCCGCGCCGAAGCCGGGAGTGTCACCGGGTGAGCTCGGCGCGGGAGCCGCGGCGCTGGGCGCGGGGGCCGGCGCCAGCGCGCTGGCCGGCGACCGCGAACGGCAGGGCCGCGGATTCGGCGGCCCCGCGAAGGGACCGGTGAGCCCGCTGCCGGTGGAGCTGCCCGAAGAAGAGGCGACCGCGCTGCGCAAGGCCGAGCAGATCACGCCGAAGCAGCCTTCGGGCGATCCGAAGTTCCTGGGCCCCGCGGCGACGCAGAGCGAAGACGACGGCGAGCGCGTCCGCCGCTTCGGCGTCGACGACAAGGACCTGTTCACCGACCGCCGCCTGGTCTCCGACGACGTGATCGGCGACGACGCGTGAACCTGGTGCTCTCGACGCTCGAGTTCGACGTGCTGTGGGAGTCGCTCGAGCTGGGCCGTCGCCCGCCCGCGCTCGGTGTGCCGTCGCCCGGCACCACCCACTCCGCCCGGGCCGCACTGGTCGACGAGGCGTGGGAGGCACTCGGCCGCCGTCGCCTCGCGCGCGGGCGCCGTCCGTCGGGCGAGCTGTTCGACCGGCTGCACCTGCTGGCGAGCCCGCAGCTGGCCGTCGACGTGTGGGTGTGGGCCGACCGCGAGATCCACGGCCGCGCCGTGAGCCGCGGCAGCCAGGCCGTGCTGGGCGTCGTCGACCGCGACGAGGTCTGGCTCATCCCCGCCGACGAAGGTTCCCTGGCCGAAGCCGCCGTCCCCGTCGCCGGTGACCTCGCCTCTGGCGTCGGCCAGAGCGTCTCGGTGCCCCACACCGCACTCGTCGCCGCCGACACCGAAGCCGGCGGCGACGCGAAAGCACTGGTCACCGCGTTGGAAGACCGCGGTCTGGCGTTGTGGGAAGCGCAGGAGCTCGCGGGCATGCTGCTCGGCCAGGAAGCTCGTGGCCAGTTCACCGCCGAGCGCACCCTCCGCGACGGCACGATCCGCCGCTCGCCCCACCCCACTGCCTTCTTCGACACCGACGCCGGCCGCTACCTCTTCCACCTCACCCCGGACTCCGACGGAGCCATCTGGGCCACGATCACCCCGGCCGACAACGCGGTGCTGATCGAGCGGGTACGCGAATTGCAAGCCGCTTTGTGAACCCTTTCCGGCACGCCGGGGTGGATTCCGCGAAGATCCGTACCGGCGGTGCGCGGGAGGTCTTAAAGTGGGCCGGGAACCGACCTGGTCACCGTCACGTCTGATCGGGCGGACACCAGTTTTTTCGCGAAGGGGGAGCCGGACCGTGCCTGTCTACGACGTCGACTCGATGGCGATCGCGGCGCGTCAGGTGGAGAAGCTGAAGGACGAGTACCAGAAGTCCAAGGCGAAACTCACCGGGATGGACCACGAGAAGGAAAGCCCGTTCGGCGGGATGCCCGGGTCCGCCGACGCGCACAGCGCGGTCGGCGAGTTCAAGAACGGTGTGCACAGCCAGTTCGACGCCGCCGGGGAACACATGGACGCGCTCTCGGCCGCCATGCGCAAGGCCGCCGGCCTCATGGCCGAAATGGACGAGGTCGCGAAGAGCGACATCACCGTCCACCGGGACGAATAAGACACAACGGCACCATTCGCGGGCCGAGGGAAAACAGGGGGAGTTACGCAGTGGCTTTGGATGCGACCGGTGCCGGGACCC encodes:
- a CDS encoding ESX secretion-associated protein EspG; this encodes MNLVLSTLEFDVLWESLELGRRPPALGVPSPGTTHSARAALVDEAWEALGRRRLARGRRPSGELFDRLHLLASPQLAVDVWVWADREIHGRAVSRGSQAVLGVVDRDEVWLIPADEGSLAEAAVPVAGDLASGVGQSVSVPHTALVAADTEAGGDAKALVTALEDRGLALWEAQELAGMLLGQEARGQFTAERTLRDGTIRRSPHPTAFFDTDAGRYLFHLTPDSDGAIWATITPADNAVLIERVRELQAAL